From Venturia canescens isolate UGA chromosome 3, ASM1945775v1, whole genome shotgun sequence:
GACGGTAGCGAAATTCAGAGCCGTGATTTTTGTTCATTCCGAGTGATTCATTTGGGATTGGGTGAGCAGAACTCGCCATAATGTGCCAGGATTCTCGAGGAACAGGAAGAGAGATCGACTGATTTACGAGCATGAATATCGCGACGACAAAGTTGTGAATGGAGCCTCGAAACAACAACGTTTTGTCGCGTGTCGTAACAGTTGTAACAGTTTTCTTGTCATTGAATAACACGGTACGAACCACGCCAAAtgaagagcaagagagagaaagagagagatcgGAACATGACGTTATAACCGAATGCTAATTCGCGACGATAATTATTCCCAAAGCTTGAAAAGACGTCCTTGTCTCAAGGGCGTTGCAGAGGCGAAGTTTGCTTATTCGTTCAATCGAATCGACGCCGTAGTTGTCCCCGGAAATTgatcatttcaataaatgattGCAGGCACTCACTGCGATGGTAAAACACACGAGGAAGCCTCTGAAATGGTGTCGAATGGCAAGTCCTGAAACGAAACATGAAAGCAAACCGACCGGTTATTAAATTTCATATGGATTGTACACAAAAATACTTAGATAACGAGGCAAACCAttgttcataaaaaataatgagaatattGAAAACACATTTTGCAACACTTTGCAATTTCGTTGATTGAGAAATCTTTTTCTACGTTCCgatcatttttctatttctttgaatatttgaaaaaagttttactcGCAAGACATGTCATGAGCAAATATTAAGAAACAACCCAATGATTTTCCTTCACTATTCCTCCGATTTTGTCCATACCAATGAATCATTATCAAAAGCATTTCTTTTTCGCACTATCGTTTGGAAATACCAAAAGTCTGGATAGAGAAATGGCAAAAGATTAATGTCCGTGTATTTTATGTTTTGTCCAAATGTGTGGCAAACATGGCTGCAAATCAAAGTGAAGTGGCATTACTGAATGAGAAAGCATCTatacatttctctctctctctctctatctcttccTCACTGTGCATCGCAGAAACGTAAATTACAGTTCGAAGGGACGAACCATCTAATTCGCCCGATCTCTTCTCTGGCTGTCCAtgtgtctctctctttctctccgtttCTCTCCATCTCGCAGTAGACTTCGTTATTGCAAGTAGTATCGAACGATTCGGTCAGGCACGCCACTCTGCCAAAGAGCAGCAGCTTCTCCTGCTAGTGGTAAATGGAGTTAGTTTCCGGAATGCTCACAGATGCTTCACGCACTAACGATTTCCTGACGTTACCCTGTACATTCTCAATACAGATATACAACATTTACCCATACGAATGTGCAGATTGGGCAAATACACAGAGCTCAACATATACACTTTGTACTACAATTCTCCTTTACTCGCAATTCCTCCTTCGATGCTACGTTTCAAGCATGACGTATGAAATTTGTCCTAGTACGAGCAAGATCTTATAAACCAGAGCGATTCAACGACAATTAACTTATCCCATTGCCAAGGTTTCATGCGAAATCTTCATGACGAGttatgaattgaaaatattgtttaaatTAACGGAGTCATTAAAattgcatttaaaaaaatcaaaaagttaatgaaactcgttttttttcgaggaGCCAAAGCATCtcccgattttttaaatatcgatCAGGGCTCGCCCAAAGTGTCCTCGGCAAGCTTCAAGTCTaagaaatggaaaatatgaaataaaaaaaaagtttaacggccaattgcaaaaatcgaataaatttaTTCGTTACAAAAAAGGCAAGAAAATTTCGGTCgtgatagaaaataaaaatgtcatgcCTGATCTTAACAACCTGTGATAAAATGAACGTAGTTTTGAATAGAAAGGAGCAGGCGGTACCATGATTTCAGTCGATCGCAGTTaaaaatgcttaaaaaatatagaaattcTTGTGTTATGAGAATATCGAACGCTCAATGGACGACTCGACACAAATATAGcctactaaaaaaaaaaccggggTATACGGAGTTCGATGAAGAATGCttaaaagagcaaaaaatgaCGCTTTGATTTGAGGATTCACAACAATTGTGAATTATCCATGCGATTGATTAGTTCAAAAAGAGAAGGAATATTATTCAGCAAgcaatcgaaatattttcgatgATCTTGAGTGATGCGTGGATCAACATCTATTTTTATGGTTTCGGACTCGAGCTGATTCTCATTTGCCATTTTAGTTTCACTTTGTTGGCTGTTGAGTGACGAGTGCGACGACGGATGAacattttctttgatttcCTCAGCAGTCTGAAATTTCGTCTTCCTGCTTCCTTTCTTGGCGTCTCGAAACTTCTTTCGAGGTTTCGGCTCAACCGAACTTCTGTACACGAGCCGATCGTGCAAACGATCGACTATTGATTTGCCTACTATCGCATCGGATCGACGATGGGATTGGAGGTTTTCGACGTAGCGCCACGAGCGTTTCTTTAATGGTAAATCGTACGACGGTTTAGGAACGTTGAAAgctttgctatttttttccgGTGAGCTTTGAACGTCTTCGGAAGTTGACAACCATTCAATGGTGTCTGACTTTGCTTCGACGAGGTCGTTTTTCGTTTCGACGTTTCCGAATTTCGTGGTGGGCCATTCGATGGCctcgattttgaaatttttgtcaacGCGATCGTTTTGAATTTgtagatttttgaaatttctctcTTCGTTTTGTGGCTCATGGAAATTTTCGTTCGTGTTTCCGTTCTTATCTTCCGAGTTGTCCACGTTTTCCAAACTTTTGTCGACGAAGTCGTTTTTTTGGTGAAGATTCCGATCCGTTGGACACCAAACAGGAGCAACAATTTGCAGATTCTCATTGAACGGATGATTGTCTCCCATTGAAGTTTCGACGTCCTCGAAATTAGTGCACCAATCAACGTCGTTGATTTGGTGGGGGCTTCGATCGACCGAGTCGTTCGTTACTTGTGCATTCGCAATCTTCTCCAAGTCCATGTACCAATCGATAGTACCGATTTCCGGAGTTTGTTCGATAACATTGGCAAAATTCGTGAACCAATCGATACTGCCGATTGGCAAATTTTCGTCTCCCACGTCCGTACTCGTTGAGACTGTGGAATCGTTGCAATATCCGGAATCGATCGCGGCATTGTTTTCCAGGGTTTCGTTCAACGGTTCGCAAAAATCCGCCGATTTATCGAAGTCGATTCTCGCTGAGTTATCGACGCGCTGAACATTCGACGACGTCGTGTTATCCACGCTTCCATTCGCGGTggcaatcgaatttttccccttgtaACTCGACGATCCTGAAGATGTCGAAGATTCCGTTGCCTCGCTCGATTCCAAATCATCTTCGGTGTCTTCTTCTTTGTacgtttttatcgatttcgTGGTTTTCCGAGCTCTGAACATGTATCGAGACCAACCGATCGACGGACTGCTCATTTTTTGCCCAAAATCTATTCGGTATTTTGTCCTGGATGTCAAACTCGCCGGACGCGAAATGGGGTGACGCTGCTGGCAGTGTGCATAATAATCTCCTTTGGTCACGAACTTTGtttctgttgaaaaaaaatcacagttGTTATCATCTTTTCACATCAAGTGCTAAACATTTTTGGACCGAACAGTGAAAACACGCGTGTGAATCGTTCGATTGGGGTCGAGTGGCCCCTTAACGGGGTCAGAATAGTCGATGTAGGGTTGACCGAATAAAATTTGGAGGTAGACATTTTTCGCGGGCAGTTTTATTCGCTTCGAACCGCCttattacaatttttattcatgttccatggttttttttatcagttcctcgaaagaattatttaaaaaaatgttttttttttttttagagagcTATAACGATCGATTTTAACCCTAAATGCATTCGAAATTTCCACCGTAAAATACTCGTGAgcacaaaaaaataatcgttatATTTATGTGGTTTTTGGTCTCATTGGAGATTTGGAAGAGTTGAAAAGCAGTGAAAAACTTCAAACTCTTGATTATACTTctattaaggaagttcacgcgaatctaatggaaatcgaaaattcgagatTGAAGagtcgaaatttgaaaatatgctagaaatatacatcCGGAAATCTATTCCCCGAATTATTGTAAGATCCACCGtttagttgtcgagaaaacaattaaaaatctcattttttgaagggttataCACAGGCTCTAATGGCAGGCACGCTTCCTGTGCGAtgatttggatttaatgaaataaaatcctCCCAGAGAGCCAAAatcgagaataagaaaatatgttttcaaatACCAATGACGTCTTGAGAAAGGCTCGTTAACGGTGAAAATCATTTGGGAATGTCAATAGAAGAACGCTTGTTCAAGGTTAACGAGTAAAACGcacataaatagaaaatggctgttgtcacattttgcctGACGATTTaacttcgaaaatattttaaccgctatcattgtactaaaaaaaaaaaatgaatctcaaaaaataagttacacattattttaataattgcgagaataaattttcatggtTTCTTTGATCACCAAaacagcaaaaaagttcagttgtttttctttgaataaCTATTAAtcaatggataaaaaaaattagttcaCTCATTAATGAACAAAATTAACTGACAAATCATTCGATTTCCATACGAGAGATGACAAGCACACGACGGTTCGATACTTTTGTTTTGAGTGAGACATACTCAAGGAATTTGCCTTGTCGAGTTTAaatacaatttgaaaaaatttcttcaaacaTTACGAGAGTATAATGACGAACCTGATAGAAAAGTAACAGATGCGGACAAGATGAGAAAAGTCTTGAAGATTAGGGAGACATCTAGGGAGATTTAAATTGAAAGTAGCAAAGTAGGGTTTCGAGAAGTCTCGGGATGTTTGTTAAGTCTTGAGAAACGAGATAACTTTGATTAGAGTCGAAGTGGCCACCGACGGTGTCGGTTTAACCGTTGTACCGAAAAATACAGGCGACACGACAGCGAAAcataaataaaacgaaacaaaacatccctcgatttttatttgcgTTCTGGGGCgcgagagccatttgaaataattgaaaataaataatcagtTCGATCTCAACGTTCACGAAAGGCCATAAAGTGAACACGTGCCACGATTAAAATACACACACTAGAAAACTGTTTATTATCATCTTACGTGGTCGTAAAAATATGTATGTGAACAACAGAGGACAAAACTTCTTTGATAATTTATTGCTTTCAAAACAAAGGAAAACTATTAACGTTCGAACGCGATTCTTTAgcgttaaataattatttttccagtTAATTCATTTGAGAACGCTTAAAACAATGTTTCACGCAAGcattgagataaaaatttgacacaATCAACATTTCGGGATTCTTGTAGTTTGATTAAAGTTGCGGTAACTCTGTCGTTTTTGTGATGTCACAATCTGCGATTCCCAATAATGCAAATGGCCGTTATTCATAGTTAGATCGATATGGAAAAGTTTTACGAAGAGTAAAACCGCCTTTGATCACGTCGTGCGAAATGCATTTGTTGCCGATATGCTCGAATAAGCTTAGAGTTTTCCGAATTCCCCCTGTCGCCAgttgaagaattaaaaaaaaaaacgtttcgtcgTTCCCTCGTTCAAAAGCTCCTCAAGTCTCACGACGGTTTTACCTTTACATTTTCGTATACGATCGGAAAAAGACAGGAACTCGATATTGGCAAAAAtcagtaaattttcaaaagaatgTTTTTTCCAGCGCGTTCCAACGATTCGATGCGATAAATAATTTGCATCCGGTGTGCTATTATTGGTTATGTACGAGAAAATCATCGAGTGACACTGAAACAGACGTGTCATAAGCACGTTCAACTAACTGTCCATGGCATATaacgaatagaaaaaatattttcgggtGCGTTCGAATGATTCAATGCTATGGAGAAGTAGGACAAAAACTGCAGTCATCGAATATATCAGCGCTGCAATTCGGTAAGTGAATTTAATAAGTAGAAATGATGCTTTTTGCTACTCGACATGGCGTACTGCATATGTGACATTCGCACTGCTGGCACGGTCGTGGTCTTGTCCGGTACTCCGTGAGGTTAGCCGATTAGCGAAAAAAGAGGTTCGTTTAACGGTTGAGACAAATGGAAGGGGGAGCGGGCGTGGCGTTCAACAAATCGACGCAAACGCTAAATTAcgctttttgtttttgttagAAACGACGAAATGACACGTTGAAAATAGTtgtattgaatttttataaaagagTAAAGACTCACTGCAACAATAGCGCGGTTTCGCTGATGCTGTGTGGATTCTAATTTCGTGACGTGAGACGTTGTAAAATCGTTGACTGCTGTAGCAGCAAGATGAACACACATACACGCtctctacttttttcttcttgctggtacgtctaaaaaaaaaatatacaattcGAAACTGAAAATATGAGTTATATCGACggaggaaattttttcaatgtttctggttttttattattggttttcaatcacaaattttatctGGAAAACCTGAAAAACCATCCGGCATTTTTTCGAACGGTTCATGTGTACAACGCATGTGCCGGAATACTTGTAAAAAT
This genomic window contains:
- the LOC122407790 gene encoding uncharacterized protein isoform X1, translating into MRTSANCGKRTSKKKKVESVYVCSSCCYSSQRFYNVSRHEIRIHTASAKPRYCCKTKFVTKGDYYAHCQQRHPISRPASLTSRTKYRIDFGQKMSSPSIGWSRYMFRARKTTKSIKTYKEEDTEDDLESSEATESSTSSGSSSYKGKNSIATANGSVDNTTSSNVQRVDNSARIDFDKSADFCEPLNETLENNAAIDSGYCNDSTVSTSTDVGDENLPIGSIDWFTNFANVIEQTPEIGTIDWYMDLEKIANAQVTNDSVDRSPHQINDVDWCTNFEDVETSMGDNHPFNENLQIVAPVWCPTDRNLHQKNDFVDKSLENVDNSEDKNGNTNENFHEPQNEERNFKNLQIQNDRVDKNFKIEAIEWPTTKFGNVETKNDLVEAKSDTIEWLSTSEDVQSSPEKNSKAFNVPKPSYDLPLKKRSWRYVENLQSHRRSDAIVGKSIVDRLHDRLVYRSSVEPKPRKKFRDAKKGSRKTKFQTAEEIKENVHPSSHSSLNSQQSETKMANENQLESETIKIDVDPRITQDHRKYFDCLLNNIPSLFELINRMDNSQLL
- the LOC122407790 gene encoding uncharacterized protein isoform X2, which gives rise to MSSPSIGWSRYMFRARKTTKSIKTYKEEDTEDDLESSEATESSTSSGSSSYKGKNSIATANGSVDNTTSSNVQRVDNSARIDFDKSADFCEPLNETLENNAAIDSGYCNDSTVSTSTDVGDENLPIGSIDWFTNFANVIEQTPEIGTIDWYMDLEKIANAQVTNDSVDRSPHQINDVDWCTNFEDVETSMGDNHPFNENLQIVAPVWCPTDRNLHQKNDFVDKSLENVDNSEDKNGNTNENFHEPQNEERNFKNLQIQNDRVDKNFKIEAIEWPTTKFGNVETKNDLVEAKSDTIEWLSTSEDVQSSPEKNSKAFNVPKPSYDLPLKKRSWRYVENLQSHRRSDAIVGKSIVDRLHDRLVYRSSVEPKPRKKFRDAKKGSRKTKFQTAEEIKENVHPSSHSSLNSQQSETKMANENQLESETIKIDVDPRITQDHRKYFDCLLNNIPSLFELINRMDNSQLL